A stretch of Clostridium formicaceticum DNA encodes these proteins:
- a CDS encoding Asp23/Gls24 family envelope stress response protein — protein sequence MPGKLTNDIGTIVIDDHVLASIAGASAMECYGLVGMAAKSAAGGLVELLKREHSSKGVKVYTENDEITIELFVIVEFGTRISVVANNIIEKVKYNIEHLTGMNVKKVNINVQGVRVQK from the coding sequence ATGCCAGGAAAATTAACCAATGATATTGGTACAATCGTTATTGATGATCATGTATTAGCTTCTATAGCCGGTGCTTCAGCTATGGAATGTTATGGTTTAGTAGGTATGGCTGCAAAATCTGCTGCAGGAGGGCTGGTAGAGCTTTTAAAAAGAGAACATTCTAGTAAAGGTGTAAAAGTATATACAGAAAACGATGAAATAACGATTGAATTGTTCGTTATTGTGGAATTTGGTACAAGAATCTCTGTTGTAGCCAATAATATTATCGAAAAAGTAAAATACAATATAGAACACCTCACAGGCATGAATGTGAAAAAAGTAAACATCAATGTACAAGGCGTCAGAGTTCAAAAGTAA
- the rpmB gene encoding 50S ribosomal protein L28 encodes MARVCEICEKGKVHGNQVSHSNRHSKRTWLPNLRRVKAIVDGAPKRINVCTRCLRSGKVERAI; translated from the coding sequence ATGGCAAGAGTATGTGAAATATGCGAAAAAGGAAAAGTACATGGCAATCAGGTCAGCCACTCCAACCGTCATAGCAAAAGAACTTGGTTACCTAACTTAAGAAGAGTAAAAGCTATCGTTGATGGTGCGCCTAAAAGAATTAACGTATGTACAAGATGCTTGCGTTCTGGTAAAGTAGAAAGAGCTATATAA
- a CDS encoding thiamine diphosphokinase: MEIVIVANGDINCLRYIEGTISNKYIICADGAARYLRRIKVVPNLLVGDFDSIHPEDLGWMQQQGVECRKFPSRKDQTDTELAVAYAFELKPKSITIIGALGSRQDHSLANVMLLWKILQEGIEGKIIDEKNYITITNSKLDIEGKVGETISIIPLTNSVKGVTLKGLEYPLKDRDIALGSTLGISNVFAEKKAVISVKTGVLLVIKSRE, encoded by the coding sequence ATGGAGATTGTCATTGTTGCTAATGGAGACATCAATTGCTTACGATACATCGAAGGTACCATCAGCAATAAATATATCATATGTGCTGATGGAGCAGCTAGATATTTAAGAAGGATAAAAGTTGTACCGAATTTGCTGGTGGGAGATTTTGATTCTATTCATCCTGAAGATTTAGGATGGATGCAGCAACAGGGGGTGGAATGCCGAAAATTTCCCTCTAGAAAAGACCAAACAGATACAGAACTGGCGGTGGCGTATGCCTTTGAATTAAAACCCAAAAGCATCACGATCATTGGGGCCTTGGGTTCAAGACAGGATCATAGCCTAGCTAACGTGATGCTATTATGGAAGATATTACAAGAAGGTATAGAAGGTAAAATTATCGATGAAAAAAATTATATTACCATCACCAATAGCAAATTGGATATAGAAGGTAAGGTAGGAGAAACGATTTCTATCATTCCTTTAACAAACTCTGTAAAAGGGGTTACTCTTAAAGGATTAGAGTATCCTCTAAAAGATAGGGATATAGCGTTAGGCAGTACTTTAGGCATAAGCAATGTTTTTGCAGAAAAGAAAGCTGTGATTTCTGTAAAAACGGGGGTGCTTTTGGTGATAAAGTCAAGAGAATGA
- the rpe gene encoding ribulose-phosphate 3-epimerase, whose amino-acid sequence MIKLAPSILSADFGNLAYEIKRVEEAGCDLLHIDVMDGHFVPNITLGPPIVQSLKGRSKMPFDVHLMIEDPDRYIEDFVKAGAAILSVHSEACTHLHRTIQHIKSCGVKAAVALNPATPLSSIEYVLEDLDMVLIMTVNPGFGGQRFIPSMLDKIKQLKSIIDERKLDVDIQVDGGIKPDNVHLVTAAGANVIVAGSAIFNSDSIEATVKEIRKNAG is encoded by the coding sequence ATGATAAAATTAGCCCCATCGATACTATCGGCGGATTTTGGAAATTTAGCCTATGAGATAAAAAGAGTTGAGGAAGCTGGATGTGATCTATTGCATATCGATGTAATGGATGGGCACTTTGTGCCAAATATTACATTGGGCCCTCCGATTGTGCAAAGCTTAAAGGGAAGAAGCAAAATGCCCTTTGATGTGCATTTGATGATAGAAGATCCAGACAGGTATATTGAAGATTTTGTGAAGGCAGGTGCTGCTATTCTATCTGTTCATAGTGAGGCCTGCACGCACCTACATCGCACAATACAACATATAAAATCCTGTGGTGTAAAGGCTGCGGTAGCCCTCAATCCTGCCACACCATTAAGTAGTATTGAATATGTATTAGAGGATCTAGATATGGTCTTGATTATGACAGTGAATCCAGGCTTTGGTGGACAGAGGTTTATTCCTAGCATGCTGGATAAAATTAAGCAATTAAAAAGTATCATTGACGAAAGAAAACTCGATGTGGATATTCAAGTGGATGGAGGCATCAAGCCAGATAATGTACATCTGGTTACAGCAGCAGGTGCCAATGTTATCGTTGCAGGATCTGCTATATTCAATAGTGATAGCATAGAAGCAACGGTAAAGGAAATAAGAAAAAACGCTGGATAG
- the rsgA gene encoding ribosome small subunit-dependent GTPase A, translating into MKKGRLIKGIGGFYYVDVEGEIYECKARGIFRQKKITPLVGDYVEISITDEQKKVGVVEKIMERSTELIRPTVSNVNQAVIVFAVIQPEPNIMLLDRFLVLAESQELEIVICFNKVDLATTEAYMPIADRYRAVGYKVLLTSAKNEVSITDLRKVLLDKTSVFAGPSGVGKSTLLNKIHPNLQLKTGEISAKTARGKHTTRHAELIPIEKHSWVVDTPGFSALNIDFIEEEALALYFPEFDEYMEECKFSSCQHVDEPSCGIKNALQQNKIAKERYHSYLQFLQEIRSNRRF; encoded by the coding sequence ATGAAAAAGGGCCGGTTGATCAAAGGGATAGGTGGATTTTATTATGTAGATGTGGAGGGAGAAATCTACGAGTGTAAAGCTAGAGGTATATTTAGGCAGAAGAAGATAACACCTTTGGTAGGGGATTATGTGGAGATTTCTATTACAGATGAGCAAAAAAAGGTTGGGGTTGTTGAAAAAATCATGGAAAGAAGCACAGAGTTGATTCGTCCTACTGTTTCAAATGTAAATCAAGCGGTTATCGTCTTTGCTGTTATTCAACCAGAGCCAAATATTATGTTATTAGATCGATTCTTAGTTCTAGCAGAAAGTCAGGAACTAGAAATTGTTATTTGCTTTAATAAAGTAGATTTGGCAACAACGGAGGCATATATGCCAATTGCTGATAGATATCGGGCTGTAGGTTATAAAGTGCTATTAACCAGTGCCAAAAATGAAGTCAGCATCACTGATTTAAGAAAAGTATTGCTTGATAAAACCAGTGTATTTGCAGGGCCATCAGGGGTAGGAAAGTCTACCTTATTAAATAAAATCCACCCCAATCTGCAGTTGAAAACTGGTGAAATTAGTGCCAAAACAGCTAGAGGGAAACACACAACAAGACATGCAGAACTGATTCCTATCGAAAAACATAGTTGGGTAGTAGATACCCCTGGATTTAGTGCTTTAAACATAGATTTTATAGAAGAAGAAGCATTAGCCTTGTATTTTCCGGAGTTTGATGAATACATGGAGGAATGTAAGTTTTCCTCTTGCCAGCATGTAGATGAACCAAGCTGCGGCATAAAAAATGCTTTGCAGCAAAACAAGATTGCAAAAGAGCGTTATCATAGTTATCTGCAGTTTTTACAAGAAATTAGAAGCAATAGGAGGTTCTAA
- the pknB gene encoding Stk1 family PASTA domain-containing Ser/Thr kinase gives MIGKILGGRYEIVEKVGGGGMALVYKAKCNLLNRYVAVKILRSEFTSDKDIIEKFKRESQAAASLSHPNIVNLYDVGEEDDIYYIVMEYVKGRTLKEVIKEKGILTLNEIINYTKQIALALQHAHYNHVIHRDIKPHNILITEDNRAKVTDFGIAIAASSSTITNMGSVIGSVHYFSPEQARGGYIDEKSDLYSLGIVMYEMATGTVPFEGDSPITVALKHIQQDPVPPSEVYPAISKNLEEIILKLMQKDQASRYQNAQSLIVSLGKLKEDAVDNEMTMMLNHEDSPTQIIPRIKEEDFEVPKVSAPKPAPKSKKSNNKLVIAAAIVAALIAALLFTFGLFYVSNLNFFRTEEVVVPGLEGKNIEEAREIVKELGLQLEERSTHTTETPINEIISQETNAGMKVKPGYTIRVVVSAGPDMANVPDLIHEDAVNVPLLLANRGLKAGTPREEFSEFPIGTVIDQNPRGGSSLPAGSTVDYVVSKGPQVVTFSMPTLIGETRERAEAILRQQQLEIGNVSEGDSNEYAKGLVIFQSIPPETQVSQNTVVNLIISRGPEVIQEPEDITPPEDEPEEGQEEEQSASTNLSTQNVTIQLQGHKGIVELVIKRVSDGGEIYNRSHNVDNEGNRITIPVTGYPKEEFELFVNGQKHSKNIKLK, from the coding sequence ATGATTGGCAAAATATTAGGTGGTCGCTATGAAATTGTTGAAAAAGTCGGCGGAGGCGGCATGGCTTTAGTTTACAAAGCCAAATGTAATTTATTAAATAGATATGTAGCAGTGAAAATATTAAGATCAGAGTTTACCAGTGATAAAGACATCATAGAAAAATTTAAAAGAGAGTCTCAAGCTGCTGCAAGTCTGTCGCATCCCAATATTGTAAACCTATATGATGTTGGGGAAGAAGATGATATTTACTATATTGTCATGGAATATGTTAAAGGAAGAACGCTGAAGGAAGTAATAAAAGAAAAAGGTATCCTCACCTTAAATGAGATTATTAATTACACAAAGCAGATTGCACTAGCATTACAACATGCCCATTATAATCATGTGATTCATAGGGATATTAAACCCCATAATATTTTAATTACAGAGGATAATAGAGCTAAAGTAACGGATTTTGGTATTGCAATTGCTGCTAGTTCTTCTACCATAACCAATATGGGCAGTGTTATAGGCTCTGTTCATTATTTTTCTCCAGAGCAGGCTAGAGGCGGTTATATAGACGAAAAATCAGACTTATATTCATTGGGAATTGTTATGTATGAAATGGCTACAGGAACAGTGCCTTTTGAAGGAGACAGTCCTATAACGGTGGCTTTAAAGCACATTCAACAGGACCCAGTTCCTCCTTCAGAAGTTTATCCAGCAATATCTAAAAATTTAGAAGAAATTATATTAAAGTTGATGCAGAAGGATCAGGCTTCTAGGTATCAAAATGCTCAGAGTTTAATCGTGAGCCTGGGTAAGTTAAAGGAAGATGCTGTTGATAATGAGATGACAATGATGTTAAATCATGAAGATTCACCAACACAAATTATACCCCGCATTAAGGAGGAAGACTTTGAAGTGCCCAAAGTATCTGCACCCAAACCTGCACCCAAAAGTAAAAAAAGCAATAATAAGCTGGTCATTGCCGCTGCAATTGTAGCTGCTCTAATTGCAGCCCTGTTGTTTACCTTTGGACTTTTTTATGTAAGCAACCTTAACTTTTTTAGAACAGAAGAAGTAGTAGTTCCTGGCTTGGAAGGTAAGAATATTGAGGAAGCCAGAGAAATCGTGAAGGAACTTGGGTTACAATTGGAAGAAAGATCTACCCATACTACAGAGACCCCAATAAATGAAATTATCAGTCAAGAAACCAATGCCGGTATGAAGGTAAAGCCTGGTTATACAATTCGGGTAGTGGTAAGTGCAGGGCCCGATATGGCGAATGTGCCAGATCTGATCCATGAAGATGCAGTAAATGTCCCCTTGTTGCTGGCAAATAGAGGTTTGAAGGCGGGGACACCAAGAGAAGAATTCAGTGAATTTCCTATTGGTACTGTAATAGACCAAAACCCTAGAGGAGGATCTTCTCTACCGGCAGGATCGACGGTTGATTATGTTGTTAGCAAGGGACCGCAAGTGGTGACTTTCTCAATGCCTACTCTAATAGGTGAAACTAGAGAACGTGCTGAGGCTATACTAAGACAACAGCAACTGGAAATAGGAAATGTCTCAGAAGGAGATAGTAATGAGTACGCAAAAGGTCTTGTGATCTTTCAAAGTATTCCACCGGAAACACAAGTATCTCAAAATACTGTTGTGAACTTAATCATCAGTAGGGGACCGGAAGTGATACAGGAACCGGAGGATATAACACCACCTGAAGATGAACCTGAGGAAGGGCAGGAGGAAGAGCAAAGTGCATCGACAAATTTATCTACTCAAAATGTAACGATACAGTTGCAAGGACATAAAGGCATTGTAGAACTTGTCATCAAGAGAGTATCAGATGGAGGGGAAATATACAACAGGAGCCATAATGTAGATAATGAAGGCAATAGAATAACAATACCTGTCACAGGCTATCCAAAAGAAGAGTTTGAACTTTTTGTAAATGGTCAAAAACATAGCAAAAATATAAAATTAAAATAG
- a CDS encoding Stp1/IreP family PP2C-type Ser/Thr phosphatase, whose amino-acid sequence MTVAAITDIGKVREVNEDNYCIYEKNIKLYMVADGMGGHKSGEVASFIAINTIKDHIRQFITEDMEKPSIEGIIFEAFHRANKEIYNKSIEDFNCEGMGTTVTMALIIRNKIYIGHVGDSRGYVLRGGELEQVTQDHSLVAELVRNGSITEREAMKHPQKNIITRSLGTSEKVKVDIFSLDLCEGDILLLCTDGLTNFVDKHELEKALLTLKDCMETCKELVSLANQRGGYDNITVLIGKDKPV is encoded by the coding sequence GTGACAGTAGCAGCAATTACTGATATTGGGAAAGTAAGGGAAGTGAACGAAGATAATTATTGCATTTATGAAAAAAATATAAAGTTATATATGGTGGCAGATGGCATGGGAGGGCATAAAAGTGGCGAGGTAGCAAGCTTTATAGCTATCAATACAATAAAGGATCATATTCGTCAGTTTATAACAGAAGACATGGAAAAGCCATCGATTGAAGGCATCATATTTGAGGCTTTTCATAGAGCAAATAAGGAAATCTATAATAAATCGATAGAGGATTTTAATTGTGAAGGTATGGGTACCACTGTTACCATGGCTTTGATTATTAGGAATAAGATCTATATAGGTCATGTAGGAGATAGTAGAGGGTATGTTTTAAGAGGGGGAGAGCTGGAGCAGGTAACACAGGATCATTCCTTAGTAGCAGAATTGGTTAGAAATGGTAGCATAACAGAACGAGAAGCTATGAAACATCCTCAAAAAAATATCATAACGAGGTCTTTAGGTACCAGTGAAAAGGTAAAGGTAGATATCTTTTCGCTGGATCTCTGTGAAGGAGATATTCTTTTATTATGTACAGATGGATTAACAAATTTTGTTGATAAGCATGAATTAGAGAAGGCATTATTAACGTTGAAGGATTGTATGGAGACCTGTAAGGAGTTAGTTTCCTTAGCAAATCAACGAGGTGGATATGATAATATTACAGTGCTTATTGGAAAAGATAAGCCCGTATGA
- the rlmN gene encoding 23S rRNA (adenine(2503)-C(2))-methyltransferase RlmN, with translation MTKIDLLSLTIDEVESLVEGMGEKKYRGKQIFEWVNKGAKRWEDMTNIGKVLKEKLQKNTFITHVKIEKKMVSKIDGTTKYLFLLEDKNIIEGVVMKYKHGFTACISSQVGCVMGCSFCASTIGGLIRDLRAGEMIDQILQMQQDLGERISNIVLMGSGEPLHNYREVMKFLEIVNSESGLNIGNRHITLSTCGLVPEIKKLADLQIPINLAVSLHAPNDETRQIMMPIAKKYSIKALMEACEYYLQKNNRRITFEYALVKEVNDEEVHAKQLGQLLKGMLCYVNLIPVNTVAEARYEKSREEQVKRFQKVLKSQGVEATIRREMGADIDAACGQLRNNYINKKIKEKQ, from the coding sequence TTGACAAAAATAGATTTACTGAGTTTAACAATAGATGAAGTTGAGAGTTTAGTAGAAGGAATGGGGGAAAAAAAGTATAGGGGAAAGCAAATTTTTGAATGGGTGAATAAGGGTGCAAAACGATGGGAAGATATGACAAATATAGGAAAAGTCTTAAAAGAAAAACTGCAGAAGAATACCTTTATCACCCATGTTAAAATTGAAAAAAAGATGGTTTCAAAAATAGATGGTACAACAAAATATTTATTTCTTTTAGAGGATAAAAATATCATAGAGGGGGTGGTCATGAAGTACAAACATGGCTTTACCGCTTGTATCTCTTCCCAAGTAGGTTGTGTCATGGGATGTAGTTTTTGTGCTTCTACCATTGGAGGCTTAATAAGGGATTTAAGAGCAGGAGAAATGATAGATCAAATCTTGCAAATGCAGCAAGACTTGGGAGAAAGAATCTCTAATATTGTTTTGATGGGTAGTGGGGAACCACTGCATAACTATAGAGAAGTGATGAAATTTTTAGAAATCGTTAATAGTGAGAGTGGACTGAATATTGGTAATAGACATATCACTTTATCTACATGTGGCTTAGTACCTGAAATTAAAAAATTAGCTGATTTACAAATACCTATTAATTTAGCTGTATCGCTTCATGCGCCTAATGATGAAACTAGGCAAATCATGATGCCCATTGCAAAAAAATATTCCATTAAAGCACTTATGGAGGCATGTGAATATTATCTGCAGAAAAATAACAGAAGAATTACCTTCGAGTATGCTTTAGTAAAAGAAGTAAATGATGAAGAAGTGCATGCCAAGCAGTTAGGCCAGCTATTGAAGGGAATGCTTTGTTATGTGAATCTCATCCCTGTAAATACTGTAGCTGAGGCAAGGTATGAAAAGTCTCGGGAGGAGCAGGTAAAAAGGTTTCAGAAAGTTTTAAAAAGCCAAGGGGTTGAAGCCACTATTAGGAGAGAAATGGGGGCGGATATTGACGCAGCCTGTGGTCAGTTGAGAAATAATTATATAAATAAAAAAATTAAGGAAAAACAATAG